The genomic DNA GAGAAGTTTTTGAGATTAGGAGTAATTATTTTGTTGAATACGTAAACTGAAAATACAACTAATATATAAACAGTTTTAATTTTTTTATTAATCAAGTTAGTTTTACAAACTAACTAAAATAAATTTCTTATGAAAAAAATAAATTATTTAGGAGTAGTGATTTCTATTGTAGGTTTCTTTACGGGATTATTATTATTCTATTTATTGGCAGAAAATTATATGCTTGTTGTCAATGGAAAAATGACCAGTATGCCACCCAGACCTGATGAGGCGTTGGCTGTTATAATTACACACTCTATGTTAGGTTGGTTAGGTATTGGAGCCAGTGGTTTATGGGGAGCCGTGCTTTATGGTTTTGTAACTAAACAGGAATGGAGTTGGCGTTATGGATCAATTGCAGCTGCACTACAGATGTTAGCAGGATTTTTCCCCGCTATACCGGCTAAGAGTATTGATTTGCCTGCTGCAACTTTGCCTGTTTTTGTTATTGCTACCGTTTTGTGGTTTGCTATAATGTATATTGGTAAGGTAAATCGAAAACTTCTTGTTTTTCTATTTATTGCAGGAATGGCTTATGTTTTAAGTTATGTAAATGGCGTAGCTATTATTTCTAAGTATCAAACAACAACTTATAATGATGTTTGGAAAGGTATGTATGCGGTAGTATTTGCTGTTACCTGGTTTGCTTCAGCCTCTTGGCTAATTTTAAGTTTTGCCGTGCTTCAGCGTAAATCATACACCATTCCTCTTGGAATTATGGCTGCAATAATGTCTATGATTGGTGGTTATACCCTTGCTATTGTAAATGTAATAGAAGTACATCGCTTTTCTATGTTTTTACCCGCACCATTAATTGCGACAGGATTACTGATTTATTTATGCTTTCCAAGTGCTAAAAAATTACTCACAGAATGGGAGTCTAAACACTATATTTAATTTAAATACGATTTATTCTCTTTTGTAAACTATTAAAGCTGCCTGTTTTTCGGGTAGCTTTTTTTATGTCCGTAAAATACTAGGCATAAAAAAAGCCACCGAACTTTGGTGGCTTTTTACAATTAACTAAAAAACGCATTTAAGCTTTTATTTGCTATGTTTATTTAGTAAAACACCAACAGCAAAAGTAAAAGCCATATTCTTTTTATAATCGAAACCGGCAGCCTCAAAACTTGGAGTTGCTTCCCAATTAGTAAGAGCTACAGTTGCTCTGGCTTCGGCAAATACTTTAACAGGTCCAACAGGAACTTGTGCTCCAACGGTAAATTGACCACCAAAATCGAAACGATTAAAGTTGTCCATTTCCATATCATAGAACTCATCATCTCTAAGGCTAGTGATGTTTTGACCAGCAGCTTGCATGCTTGCTAAAACGGCTGCTTCAGCTGCTTCTTGTGTCATATCGTAGGCACTCATTAAACCAGCAACTGCAGTAGGATTATCCTTGTAATTAATTTCTTGAGCTCCCAATAAATAACCAATATGAGGTCCAATGGCTACATAAGCAGGTCCAAATTTAATTTTAGCCATAATTGGTAATTCAAAGTAATTTAAATTGGTTTGACCATGACCCAATGTTCCACTATTTGCTGTATTAGCATACATATCATAAGCAGAACCTTTTTGTGCAAAGTTAAGTTCAATATGCATATCAACTTTAGGATTGATAGGTCTTTCAAGAACTAAACCAATGTTAACACCGTTGGTTAATTTTCCGTTAATGTCCATCATATCCAAATAATCGGCAAAATTATCATCAATACGTAAACCTGACATATTGTAGCCGAATCGGAGACCGACAGTTTGTGCGCTTACTCCTAAACCTAGGAATAAAACGAAAGCAATAAGTACTATTTTTTTCATAAGATTAATATTTATAAATGTTAATTTGAGTACCAAAATTATGAATCCAATTCGTTAATACAAGCCTTTTTGTTTAATGTAAGCTTTTTTGCAAGCTTGTTAAAACCCTGTGTGTAGCTTGATTCTACGTGTAAGTAAGTGTATACATACCTGATAATCTTTGGTTTAGCTTACTTGCTCTTAAGTGCATGTTAGAGCTGTATTTTTTTTAAAAAAAGTGTTAATTTAGGCTTAGTCTAAATAATATTTTGCTTCTGTTTAGCTAAAATGATAGTATTTTACTGTTTGAATGATTTATTCTAGGCTGAAATTATTTTGAAAAGAGAATCGAAAAATTTATTTCCTCTTTCGCTGAGTGAATATTTTTGATTATCAAGTTGCCAATTTTTTACAATCATTCTAAAAGAACCCATAATGATGACAGCTAATTCTTCGGTTATAATATCGCGTCTAATTTCTTTATTTCTCTGACCTTCTTCTACAATTAATTTAAAATATTTATCATTTTGCTTTATAAGGTTGACGATTTTATCGGAGAGCAATTTCTTATTTCTAAAAATTTCATCCGAAAAAATTACAGAAACAATATAAGGGTTTGAACTAAACATCTCTATTAACTGATTAAGCATTGTTTTAAGCTTATTTAGAGCTGTTAAATTACTATTAAGAATAGGCTGTGATTTGCTATCTAATTTCTCGCGAAAATCATCAAGCATAGTAGATAATATATCGTCTTTACTTTTAAAATGTCTATAAATTGCAGCCTCGGTTAAACCAATAGCCTGCGAAATATTTTTAATGGTTAACCCTTGAATTCCTTTAGTGTGAATCAGTTTTATTGTTTCTTCAATTATTTGATTTTGTCGTTTGGAATGCATCAGTTTTATGCTGTTTTGTAAGCTGTGAATGAATTTATTGGTTAACGAAATACGTTATTCGTATTTTGCAAAGGTATAAAATACTATTTGTTTTTATAATTTTTGATGTTTTTAGCGAAAAAATAATCTTTAATAGATAATTTTAGGATTGAATAACGTATCTCAAATAGGTTTAAATAATATGCTACTTTGGTTTTTTTTAAATCTTCACGGAATTTATTCAAATTTGATTTTTTTAATGTATACTTGCTTAGTATTAATCATTTAAAAATTAAAAAAATGAGAAAAATTACAATATTATTGATAGCTATGTTTGCTGTAAGTATAACTTTCGGGCAAATTACTTCAACTACATCAGGTGGTAATTGGAACGACGCTTCAACTTGGATTGGAGGAGTAGTCCCCACTGCAAATGATGATGTAGTGATTGATGGAACAGTATATCATAATTATAAAAATGATGCTTGTAAAAATTTAACTGTGAATGATGAAAAAACACTTACAACTTTAAATGCAACTATGAATGGTTGGCCACTTAAAATAATGGGCGATTTAATTAATAATGGTAATCTCAGAGATAATGATGCAGGTGATTGGTTGCAGATAAGTGTAAATGGGAATATTGTTAATAATGGAGTTTGGACAAACTATGGTGTCGCTTTAATTGGCGATTCAGACCAAATAATTTCCGGAAATAAACCAATTGCTGCCTATTTTATTATGACACAAAATACAAACCGTATAATTGCCGGTTCTGATTTAAGTATTGCGGGTACAACTTTACTTTTCTATAAAAAAAATGAGTTTGTAATTGAAAGTGGAAAAACGGTATCTATTCTTTTTTCTGATGCTCAAAAATGGGGTGAATTTATGCCTCCAACCAATACAGCTCAAAGTGTGCAATTTACAGGTGGCGGAACACTTATAACCGATGGTAAATATGACTTGGGAGGAGCCGAAACGGCTGCTGTTACAGTTATTAAAGAATAATAAATAAAATATATAGTTTTTCAAAAAGCGTTAACTACTCTATTAGTATTGATTGTAAAAGGTGATGGGTCAAGCTTCTTTTTTCTTGGTAAGTAAAAAGTATTTAAGCTATATTTTTGTTTTCTCTTTATCTATTTTTATTAAGTTTTTACCTATACTTATTTTAGTTTGGGGGTTGAGTTTTGTAGCGCAAATTATTGTGGAGCGTAAACTGCAATTTCATTTTACATTGCCTCAAGCAATACTTGTTGTATTGTATTTGCTTTACGTTATTGGGATTTTTTGGTCTTCTAATGAAAGAGCTGCAATGTTTGCTCTTGAAGTAAAACTTTCTTTAGTAGTTTTTCCTATAATGATTGGGTTAGACAGGGCTTTTTTTAAAGAAAATATAACAGGAATTTTATTATTCTTTGTAGCAGGAATAATTGCTTCTTCATTAATTTGCTTGTCAACTGCTATTTGGGAGTCTTCTTTTTTTCTTCCGAATGGATTTAGTTTTAATACAATAGATCCAAAATTTGCTGAATGGTCATATGGAGGAAGTCGCTTTAGATATTTAGGTTTGTCGCGTTTTTTACATCCAACCTATTATTCATTTTATGTTTTGTTTGCTCTTGTTGTTACCCTTGTGCTTTTAAAAAGGAGGATTTTCTCAAATAAATATCTACTGTTATGGTTAAAAATGTCAATACCACTTTTCATTTTAATGATTTATCTGCTTTCTTCTAAAGCGGTGTTAATAAGTGCTTTAATTATTTTTATTGTGTTTTCTGGCATTATATACAGAAGATATAATAATAAATTTATAAAATTTTTTATTTTATTTTTAAGTTTGGTTTTTATAATAGTTGCTCTTAAGAATCCTCGTTTTGAAGAAATTGTAAAAGCAGTAAATAATCCCGAATTGTTAACGGATAACAGTAGAGATGGCAGCTTTATTTCGCGCATACACATTTGGAAAGCAGGAGTGGATATTATTGAAGATAATTTTTTGTATGGTGTTGGTCCCGGCGATACAAATGATGAATTATTGATTAGGTATAAAAACTATAAATATAAAGATCCTTTGCTTAAAAAGTCCAATGCACATAATCAATATATAGAAACATTTATTGATTTGGGTTTAATAGGTTTTTTTGTATTGCTGTCGGCATTATTTGTACCATTTTTTTCTTACGAAAGAAGAAATATTTTATTTAGGTTTTTCTTGTTTATAATAGGGTTTAACTTTTTGTTTGAGTCTATATTAAATACACAAGCTGGACTTGTATTTTTCGGGTTTTTCTATAGTTTACTTTCTATTGTTGATGAGGACGATATACGAAAGTTGTCAGCATAATTTGCAATTTGTTTTACTTTCCGATACAAAACTTCCCAAAAATATTTCCAAGTAATTCATTGTTTGTGACTTCACCCGTTATTTCTCCTAAATAATGCAATGCTGTGCGAATATCAATAGCAATTAAATCGGTGGGGATTCCATCGTCGAATCCTTTTTTAATTGCAAGTATAGATTCGGCAACTTTATTTAAAGCTCCTAAATGGCGAGCGTTTGAAACAATGGTATTATCACTCAAATCTAAATCTTTTACCGAATCGATTAAACTATCCATAATCAAATTGATATTCTCATTTCGCTTGGCAGAAATAAATATGGTTTCTAAATCAACATATTGATTAAAAAAACGAGGCATCTCAACCAATTCATCTATTTTATTACCAATCAGTATAAAGCGTTTGTTTTTGTCTTCTATATGTTCTTTAAAATCTTCTAATGTTTCGCTCAGTTCATTTGGTGTCGATTTAGTCATATCACAGACATAAAGAATAATTTTCGACTGACGGATTTTTTCGTAAGTACGTTCAATACCAAGGTTTTCTATTTTATCGGCTGAAGAACGTAGTCCGGCTGTATCAATAAATCGAAAAGTAAATCCTTCAATACTTATAGTGTCTTCAATGCTGTCGCGTGTAGTTCCGGGAATTTCCGATACTATGGCTTTTTCTTCTTGTAAAATACGATTTAATAGTGTTGATTTCCCCGCATTTGGCTTTCCGATAATGGCAACAGGAATACCGTTTTTTATAACATTTCCTAAAGCAAAAGACTCAATAAGTTGTTGTACTTCTTTTTCTATATCGGTGAGTAATTTTAAAAATCTTGTTCTATCGGCAAATTCTACATCTTCTTCGGCAAAATCCAGTTCTAACTCTATCAGCGATGCTAAATCGACTAATTCTTTACGTAATACTTTTATTTTTGTGGAGAAGCCTCCTCGCATTTGTTCTAATGCTAGATTATGTGATGCTGTTGAGTTAGAGGCAATTAAATCTGCTACGGCTTCGGCCTGACTTAAATCAAATTTGCCATTAAAAAATGCTCTTAAAGTAAATTCACCGGGATCGGCCATTCGTGCTCCTCGTTTTAATAACAATTCAATCAGCTTTTGCTGAATAAAGGTAGAACCATGACAAGAAATTTCTATACTATCCTCACCGGTATAGCTGTGTGGGGTTTTAAAAACGCTTACTAAAACTTCATCTAAAAGGACATCGTCGTCGTAAATTTTTCCAAAATGAAGAGTATAAGCTTCGGCTTGCTGAATATTTATCCTTTTTTTTGAAGCTTTAAAAATGGAATCTGTAATTTTAAAACTTTCAGGTCCTGAAAGTCGGATAAGAGCAATAGCTCCACTCCCTTGAGGTGTAGCAAGTGCGCAAATAGTATCGTTATTGGCCAGATGATTGAGCATAGCAAATGATTTTATTGTGCAAGCAAAGTTACGTTGTAAAAAGGCAATTGTCAAAGAAAATCAACAAATTAGATATGCGTGGTTAGAGTAAGTAAGAAAAGTTTATTTGGAATGGATATAAAATCATTTTAATTTTCCTTTTTCTATTCGTTAATGTTGAAAAACTTTTACTTTTGTTATCTAATTTTTTTACGTACTTATAATACAAAAAAACCTAAATAAAATGAGTATCCTAGTAAACAAAGACTCTAAAGTAGTCGTTCAAGGATTTACCGGCGGCGAAGGTACTTTTCACGCAGGTCAAATGATTGATTATGGTACCAATGTTGTTGGCGGTGTTACTCCCGGTAAAGGAGGGCAAGAGCATTTGGGAAAACCAGTTTTTAATACTGTTCAAGATGCCGTAGATAAAGCACAAGCTAATGTTTCAGTTATTTTTGTTCCACCTCCATTTGCTGCTGATGCGATTATGGAAGCTGCAGAAGCAGGAATAGAAGTAATTATTTGTATTACCGAAGGTATTCCTACCAGTGATATGGTAAAAGTAAAAGAATACTTAAGCGATAAGAATAGCCGTTTGGTTGGCCCTAACTGTCCTGGTGTTATTACTCCTGGTGAAGCTAAAGTGGGT from Bacteroidales bacterium includes the following:
- a CDS encoding TetR/AcrR family transcriptional regulator, translating into MHSKRQNQIIEETIKLIHTKGIQGLTIKNISQAIGLTEAAIYRHFKSKDDILSTMLDDFREKLDSKSQPILNSNLTALNKLKTMLNQLIEMFSSNPYIVSVIFSDEIFRNKKLLSDKIVNLIKQNDKYFKLIVEEGQRNKEIRRDIITEELAVIIMGSFRMIVKNWQLDNQKYSLSERGNKFFDSLFKIISA
- a CDS encoding O-antigen ligase family protein, whose amino-acid sequence is MMGQASFFLVSKKYLSYIFVFSLSIFIKFLPILILVWGLSFVAQIIVERKLQFHFTLPQAILVVLYLLYVIGIFWSSNERAAMFALEVKLSLVVFPIMIGLDRAFFKENITGILLFFVAGIIASSLICLSTAIWESSFFLPNGFSFNTIDPKFAEWSYGGSRFRYLGLSRFLHPTYYSFYVLFALVVTLVLLKRRIFSNKYLLLWLKMSIPLFILMIYLLSSKAVLISALIIFIVFSGIIYRRYNNKFIKFFILFLSLVFIIVALKNPRFEEIVKAVNNPELLTDNSRDGSFISRIHIWKAGVDIIEDNFLYGVGPGDTNDELLIRYKNYKYKDPLLKKSNAHNQYIETFIDLGLIGFFVLLSALFVPFFSYERRNILFRFFLFIIGFNFLFESILNTQAGLVFFGFFYSLLSIVDEDDIRKLSA
- a CDS encoding PorT family protein, yielding MKKIVLIAFVLFLGLGVSAQTVGLRFGYNMSGLRIDDNFADYLDMMDINGKLTNGVNIGLVLERPINPKVDMHIELNFAQKGSAYDMYANTANSGTLGHGQTNLNYFELPIMAKIKFGPAYVAIGPHIGYLLGAQEINYKDNPTAVAGLMSAYDMTQEAAEAAVLASMQAAGQNITSLRDDEFYDMEMDNFNRFDFGGQFTVGAQVPVGPVKVFAEARATVALTNWEATPSFEAAGFDYKKNMAFTFAVGVLLNKHSK
- the mnmE gene encoding tRNA uridine-5-carboxymethylaminomethyl(34) synthesis GTPase MnmE, with protein sequence MLNHLANNDTICALATPQGSGAIALIRLSGPESFKITDSIFKASKKRINIQQAEAYTLHFGKIYDDDVLLDEVLVSVFKTPHSYTGEDSIEISCHGSTFIQQKLIELLLKRGARMADPGEFTLRAFFNGKFDLSQAEAVADLIASNSTASHNLALEQMRGGFSTKIKVLRKELVDLASLIELELDFAEEDVEFADRTRFLKLLTDIEKEVQQLIESFALGNVIKNGIPVAIIGKPNAGKSTLLNRILQEEKAIVSEIPGTTRDSIEDTISIEGFTFRFIDTAGLRSSADKIENLGIERTYEKIRQSKIILYVCDMTKSTPNELSETLEDFKEHIEDKNKRFILIGNKIDELVEMPRFFNQYVDLETIFISAKRNENINLIMDSLIDSVKDLDLSDNTIVSNARHLGALNKVAESILAIKKGFDDGIPTDLIAIDIRTALHYLGEITGEVTNNELLGNIFGKFCIGK